A genomic region of Chryseobacterium sp. KACC 21268 contains the following coding sequences:
- a CDS encoding DNA topoisomerase IB, with translation MKLTRQVSGKNFSYFNNNEKLKDKEKINYINSLVIPPAWTDVEITTNKSAKILAVGRDQKGRKQYIYNPKFRAKKDADKFDRILHFAENLEHMRRVTGQHLRKKKITREKVLAAMVRLLDSAYFRPGSPKYTQENQSYGLTTIRKKHLMIDGDEMIFSYKGKSGKFQEKHIIDSKLTKVISEIEELPGYRLFKYYDKDNNLITVESQDLNDYIREIMGAEFSAKDFRTWAGTMIAAGILDELGICEEKQQKELKKRIRNAIVGVSEKLGNTPSVARDSYIDPRIFEHYKNGHTVHYFQKEIKKLLRKNENLSETEVGVLYMLKSKLKPTKTAPKKDSKTSNKRKSRISA, from the coding sequence ATGAAATTAACACGACAGGTTTCTGGAAAGAATTTTTCTTATTTTAATAATAATGAGAAACTTAAAGATAAAGAAAAAATAAACTATATCAATTCACTGGTCATTCCGCCTGCTTGGACAGATGTGGAGATTACGACTAATAAAAGCGCGAAAATCCTAGCTGTTGGCCGAGATCAAAAAGGCAGAAAACAGTATATCTACAATCCAAAATTCCGAGCAAAAAAGGATGCTGACAAATTCGACAGAATCTTACATTTTGCAGAAAATCTGGAACATATGAGACGCGTAACGGGACAACATCTGAGAAAGAAAAAAATAACTCGTGAAAAAGTATTGGCAGCAATGGTAAGACTTCTAGACTCAGCTTATTTTCGTCCGGGGAGTCCCAAATATACGCAGGAAAACCAAAGTTATGGATTGACGACCATTCGCAAAAAACACCTGATGATTGATGGCGACGAAATGATATTTTCTTACAAAGGAAAATCGGGAAAATTTCAAGAAAAGCACATTATCGATTCGAAATTGACAAAAGTAATCTCTGAAATCGAAGAATTGCCTGGCTATAGACTTTTTAAATATTATGACAAAGATAATAACCTCATCACGGTTGAAAGTCAGGATCTGAATGACTACATCCGAGAAATAATGGGCGCCGAGTTTTCAGCGAAAGATTTCCGAACCTGGGCAGGAACAATGATTGCAGCAGGAATACTGGATGAGCTGGGAATCTGCGAAGAAAAACAGCAAAAAGAACTCAAAAAAAGAATCAGAAACGCGATTGTAGGTGTATCGGAAAAATTGGGAAATACGCCTTCTGTAGCACGGGATTCTTACATCGATCCAAGAATTTTTGAGCATTACAAAAATGGACATACGGTTCATTATTTTCAGAAAGAAATTAAGAAATTGCTGAGGAAAAACGAAAATCTGTCGGAAACCGAGGTGGGCGTTTTATATATGTTAAAATCAAAACTGAAGCCTACCAAAACGGCACCTAAGAAAGACTCAAAAACTTCAAATAAACGGAAGAGCAGGATTTCAGCTTAA
- a CDS encoding NAD(P)H-hydrate dehydratase, whose amino-acid sequence MKILTSDQIKACDAATVSKGISSINLMEKAARTCVQWIDLNFRRIGKFLIFCGNGNNGGDGFAIARMLYEKGFDVEVFINKKIKFSEDANINLKKLKQISGIDIKDFSDFSIIKNDKTVIIDAIFGYGLNRELSDEIRNMVDKLNQMNVPKIAIDIPSGLFSDKIVDENSTVIKADHTLTFQFYKRSFLHSETGKFCGMITVLDIDLDQDFIEKTETNYFAVDDHLIKEIYKRRDDFSHKGTFGKSILVGGSYGKIGAVLMSTLSALKTGSGLTFTIAPACGNLILQSRAPEAMFMDSGEKYITKIEVLDKAVYGIGPGLGKEKETAKALLDFIQICNQPMILDADALNILAEKDKINLIPKNSVITPHPLEFERLFGKTENSFERLELARKKAEELQIFIILKDHHTAVVTPGKEVFYNITGNSGMAKGGSGDVLTGILTSLISQKYDIKKACIFGVWLHGKAGDFAAQEFSKESMLPTDLISKIGEVFKSLLS is encoded by the coding sequence ATGAAAATTCTTACTTCTGATCAAATCAAAGCCTGTGATGCTGCAACCGTTAGTAAAGGGATTTCTTCCATTAATCTAATGGAAAAGGCTGCAAGAACTTGCGTGCAGTGGATTGATCTTAATTTTAGAAGAATTGGTAAATTTTTGATTTTCTGTGGCAACGGGAACAATGGAGGAGACGGATTTGCTATTGCTAGGATGCTTTATGAAAAGGGTTTTGATGTAGAAGTTTTTATTAACAAAAAGATAAAATTCTCAGAAGATGCTAACATTAACCTCAAAAAGCTAAAACAAATCAGTGGAATTGATATCAAAGATTTTTCTGATTTTTCAATTATTAAAAATGATAAAACAGTTATTATCGATGCGATCTTCGGTTATGGATTGAACAGGGAATTGTCTGATGAAATCAGAAATATGGTTGACAAATTAAACCAAATGAATGTGCCGAAAATAGCCATCGATATTCCTTCTGGTTTATTTTCAGATAAAATTGTTGATGAAAATTCTACGGTCATCAAAGCGGATCATACCTTGACTTTCCAGTTTTACAAAAGAAGTTTTCTGCATTCAGAAACAGGAAAATTTTGTGGAATGATCACTGTTTTGGATATTGATTTGGATCAGGATTTTATTGAGAAAACAGAAACCAATTATTTCGCGGTAGATGATCATTTAATCAAAGAAATTTACAAACGCCGGGATGATTTCAGTCACAAGGGAACATTTGGGAAAAGCATTCTTGTTGGTGGAAGTTATGGTAAAATTGGTGCTGTTTTGATGTCAACTTTGTCAGCATTAAAAACAGGAAGTGGTCTGACCTTCACTATTGCACCAGCTTGCGGAAATTTGATTCTGCAATCACGAGCGCCAGAAGCAATGTTTATGGACTCTGGAGAAAAATATATTACGAAAATCGAAGTTCTAGATAAGGCTGTTTATGGAATCGGACCAGGCTTGGGAAAAGAAAAGGAAACTGCCAAAGCATTGCTCGATTTTATACAGATTTGCAATCAGCCAATGATTTTGGATGCCGATGCGTTGAATATTCTTGCTGAAAAAGATAAAATTAATTTGATTCCAAAAAATTCCGTTATCACGCCACATCCGTTGGAATTTGAAAGGCTGTTTGGCAAGACGGAAAATTCTTTTGAACGTTTAGAATTAGCTAGGAAGAAAGCGGAAGAATTACAGATATTCATTATTTTGAAAGATCATCATACCGCAGTTGTAACACCCGGTAAAGAAGTTTTCTACAACATCACAGGGAACTCAGGGATGGCAAAGGGCGGAAGTGGCGATGTCTTGACTGGAATCTTAACTTCATTAATTTCTCAAAAATATGATATCAAAAAAGCCTGCATTTTCGGCGTTTGGCTTCACGGAAAAGCAGGCGATTTTGCCGCGCAAGAATTCTCAAAAGAATCGATGTTACCAACCGATTTGATCAGTAAAATAGGCGAAGTATTCAAATCTTTATTAAGCTGA
- the mscL gene encoding large conductance mechanosensitive channel protein MscL yields the protein MGFVKEFKEFAFKGNVVDLAVGVIIGGAFGAIVKSLVDDVITPLLLTPALKAAGAENIKELAWNGVTYGNFLSSVISFLVIAFVLFWLIKVANRVNKKPEAAPAGPSSTDVLLAEIRDELKKRP from the coding sequence ATGGGATTTGTAAAAGAATTTAAAGAATTTGCATTCAAAGGTAATGTGGTAGACTTAGCAGTCGGTGTAATAATTGGTGGCGCTTTCGGAGCGATTGTGAAATCATTGGTGGACGACGTGATTACGCCATTATTATTAACGCCTGCATTGAAAGCTGCGGGAGCTGAAAATATTAAAGAATTGGCTTGGAATGGCGTAACCTATGGAAACTTCCTTTCCTCCGTGATTAGTTTCTTAGTGATTGCTTTTGTTTTGTTCTGGCTTATCAAAGTTGCGAACAGAGTGAATAAAAAGCCAGAAGCTGCACCAGCAGGACCATCTTCTACAGATGTTCTATTGGCTGAGATCCGTGACGAACTGAAGAAAAGACCTTAA
- a CDS encoding GLPGLI family protein — MNQLFLSAFLFLSILSFSQNQRFYYDYHFQTDSTDVETKKSELMVLDVDKKGSKYYSEYVFQNDSLMNAHFSKNMATHSDEPFPMSGKEGVVTHKILKSYPDFKINHVVSLDMTLYNASQQVKMNWKILPDKKSIGNWSVQKAETDFAGRHWIAWFSADIPVQDGPYKFHGLPGLIVKLEDKSGYYKFELKGIKNNILERNIFAFEWEKPIPIDYKKYQTIYKNYRKDPTANFRRKVSEGELYMTDEAGNKMSGPELIKSQEKQELEQMKKNNNVLELDLLK, encoded by the coding sequence ATGAATCAACTTTTCCTGTCAGCTTTTCTTTTTCTTTCTATTTTGAGTTTTTCTCAGAACCAAAGATTTTACTATGATTATCATTTTCAAACAGATTCTACAGATGTGGAGACAAAAAAATCAGAATTAATGGTTTTGGATGTTGATAAAAAAGGCTCCAAATATTACAGCGAATATGTCTTTCAAAATGACTCTTTGATGAATGCGCATTTTAGCAAAAATATGGCAACACATAGCGACGAGCCTTTTCCAATGTCTGGCAAAGAAGGTGTTGTGACTCATAAAATTTTAAAATCTTATCCGGATTTCAAAATTAATCATGTCGTTTCATTGGATATGACGCTTTATAATGCAAGTCAACAGGTGAAAATGAATTGGAAAATTCTTCCTGATAAAAAAAGTATCGGAAATTGGTCTGTTCAGAAAGCAGAAACAGATTTTGCAGGCAGACATTGGATTGCTTGGTTTTCGGCAGATATTCCTGTTCAAGACGGACCTTATAAATTCCATGGTTTGCCGGGACTTATTGTGAAATTAGAAGACAAGTCAGGCTACTACAAGTTTGAATTGAAAGGTATTAAAAATAATATTCTTGAAAGAAATATTTTTGCATTCGAATGGGAAAAGCCAATTCCAATTGACTACAAAAAGTATCAAACCATCTATAAAAATTACAGAAAGGATCCAACTGCAAATTTCAGAAGAAAAGTCAGCGAAGGGGAACTCTACATGACGGACGAAGCAGGAAATAAAATGAGTGGTCCCGAATTGATAAAATCACAAGAAAAACAGGAACTAGAGCAAATGAAAAAGAATAATAATGTTTTGGAACTCGATTTACTGAAATAA
- a CDS encoding GLPGLI family protein, translated as MKKLLLLFVLLGTLTFAQNKRFIYEYKLIPDSTDVSDVKTEMMYLDTSKDGSKYYSYTVFNSDSIMKADLERQLKATGSINITPPMKRPVVRYSVTKTYPDYKTYIHRRLSMDAYKVSEDRKIKWKISSEKAKIGEWNAQKAEADFAGRHWTAWFSTEIPIQDGPYKFQGLPGLIVKIEDKTGSHIMELKGIRTITSDLDINVFEAKEVAINSKQFQKVLKEYENDPTKGIKQIQMGGANIIMNGKDGNSARFAKEQEERLKAQIKKDNNRIELDITK; from the coding sequence ATGAAAAAACTACTTTTACTTTTTGTTCTTTTAGGAACTTTGACGTTCGCTCAAAACAAACGTTTTATCTACGAATACAAACTGATTCCAGACTCCACCGATGTTTCTGATGTCAAAACCGAAATGATGTATCTGGATACGTCAAAAGATGGATCCAAGTACTATAGCTACACGGTCTTTAACTCCGATTCTATTATGAAAGCAGATCTGGAACGCCAGCTGAAGGCGACAGGTTCTATCAATATCACACCGCCTATGAAAAGACCTGTGGTGAGATACTCCGTGACTAAAACATATCCTGACTACAAAACTTATATTCACAGAAGACTTTCTATGGATGCGTATAAGGTTTCAGAAGATAGAAAAATCAAGTGGAAGATCTCATCAGAAAAAGCAAAAATAGGCGAATGGAACGCACAAAAAGCAGAAGCAGATTTTGCTGGCAGACATTGGACTGCTTGGTTTTCCACAGAAATTCCAATTCAGGATGGGCCTTATAAGTTCCAAGGTTTGCCGGGATTAATTGTTAAGATTGAAGACAAAACCGGTTCTCATATAATGGAGCTGAAAGGCATCAGAACCATCACAAGTGATTTGGATATCAATGTTTTTGAGGCTAAGGAAGTTGCTATTAATTCTAAGCAGTTTCAAAAAGTCCTAAAAGAATATGAGAATGATCCTACCAAAGGCATCAAGCAAATCCAGATGGGTGGTGCAAATATCATAATGAATGGTAAAGATGGGAATAGTGCTAGGTTTGCAAAGGAACAGGAAGAGCGTTTGAAAGCACAGATTAAAAAAGATAATAATAGGATAGAGCTGGATATCACAAAATGA
- a CDS encoding M56 family metallopeptidase, producing MEAFMFYLGKMILCSGVMFAYYLLFLKDKTFHHYNRFYLLLTVIISLVLPLIKVSYFTIETNQNFYLLLSQLNQNQLQNSTNDLTIYQILYAIIGVVSIILLVILVLGITKIQSIKNKFPNETIEGIKFYQTNLNNAPFSFFRNLFWKQSIQLDSPVGQQILKHEMVHIQQKHSWDKLLMQIVKSVFWFNPVFYFINKEINLIHEYLADNKAVKKSDTRAFAQMLLESHFSGSVLPVTSPFLSSNLKKRLKMLTKNQTKYSYARKLFALPILFFMVFAYMVNAKNKEITETNKAIEIAVNELKNDTIKPKTSELDSLSTDHQRQTRVYSDALQEDHLKMSAISKKMDDKGKELSALKKAKKEETSQYKALEQDMETLASQMENIVSSDNYKNNIKGLADNAEAVAKMYDSPEFKKKIADVEKKAKETEAYYNSPKFKKKIADVEKKAKETEAYYNSPEFKKRIADVEKKARETEAYYNSPEFKKRIADAEKLAKIAAADIGKVYNEAEFQKMITDQFGKYAFSDGTVRYFKDDYIFPKVDGLSESFNFSWSDGALDSAKSNLSPKELKKLEKKRKELQKKQNELLEEQKKLQKKQQELNKEARKNNPYSVTFNSRPDQLKLLTTNKNMLYITPPQQIVRANQTLPINSKTAEVYVNGKKVDYKALESLNPTDISKMQIFKTNPNGTSTIEVTTK from the coding sequence ATGGAAGCTTTTATGTTTTATTTGGGCAAGATGATCCTGTGTTCAGGGGTGATGTTTGCTTACTATTTGTTATTCTTAAAGGATAAAACATTTCACCATTACAATCGTTTTTATCTTTTACTGACGGTTATTATCAGCTTGGTATTACCATTGATAAAGGTTTCGTACTTCACCATCGAGACCAATCAGAATTTTTACTTGTTGCTAAGTCAACTCAATCAAAATCAACTACAAAACTCAACCAATGATCTCACTATTTATCAAATTCTTTATGCAATTATTGGAGTGGTTTCAATCATTCTTTTAGTTATATTAGTATTAGGAATTACAAAGATCCAATCTATCAAAAATAAGTTTCCGAACGAGACGATAGAAGGTATCAAATTTTATCAGACTAACTTAAACAACGCACCATTTTCATTCTTCCGAAATCTGTTCTGGAAACAATCCATCCAACTGGACTCGCCTGTAGGACAGCAGATCTTGAAGCACGAGATGGTCCATATCCAACAAAAACACAGTTGGGACAAACTCTTGATGCAGATTGTAAAATCCGTATTTTGGTTCAATCCTGTGTTTTATTTTATCAACAAAGAAATCAATCTTATTCACGAATACTTGGCGGACAACAAGGCAGTGAAAAAATCCGACACGAGAGCATTTGCGCAGATGCTTTTGGAGAGTCATTTCTCTGGGTCGGTACTTCCTGTCACGAGTCCTTTTTTATCATCTAACCTCAAAAAAAGACTTAAAATGCTTACAAAAAACCAAACCAAGTACAGCTACGCACGCAAACTTTTTGCGCTACCAATCCTTTTCTTTATGGTATTTGCCTATATGGTAAATGCGAAAAATAAAGAGATCACGGAAACGAACAAAGCTATAGAAATAGCAGTAAACGAACTTAAAAATGACACGATCAAACCTAAAACTTCCGAGCTAGATAGTTTGTCGACGGATCATCAGAGACAAACTCGCGTCTATTCCGATGCATTGCAGGAAGACCATTTGAAGATGTCAGCGATCAGTAAAAAAATGGATGACAAAGGCAAAGAATTATCTGCACTTAAAAAAGCTAAGAAAGAGGAGACATCTCAATACAAAGCTTTGGAGCAAGATATGGAAACGCTTGCCAGTCAAATGGAAAATATTGTAAGCTCTGACAATTACAAAAACAATATCAAAGGATTGGCGGACAATGCGGAAGCGGTCGCAAAAATGTATGATTCACCGGAGTTTAAGAAAAAAATCGCCGATGTAGAGAAGAAGGCAAAAGAAACGGAAGCCTATTACAATTCTCCGAAATTCAAGAAAAAAATTGCCGATGTAGAGAAAAAGGCTAAAGAAACAGAAGCATATTACAATTCTCCGGAATTCAAGAAAAGAATCGCCGATGTAGAAAAGAAAGCAAGAGAAACAGAAGCGTATTACAATTCTCCAGAGTTCAAAAAAAGAATTGCTGATGCTGAGAAATTAGCTAAAATAGCTGCGGCTGATATTGGAAAGGTCTACAATGAAGCAGAGTTTCAAAAGATGATCACAGATCAGTTTGGAAAGTATGCGTTTTCGGATGGGACTGTAAGGTATTTCAAAGACGATTATATTTTTCCAAAAGTTGACGGTCTTTCTGAAAGCTTTAATTTTAGTTGGTCAGACGGTGCTTTAGATTCTGCTAAGTCAAATTTGTCCCCTAAAGAATTGAAAAAGCTGGAGAAAAAAAGAAAAGAGTTGCAAAAGAAGCAAAACGAATTGTTGGAAGAGCAGAAAAAACTTCAGAAAAAGCAACAAGAGCTTAACAAAGAAGCGCGTAAAAACAATCCTTATTCGGTGACCTTCAATTCAAGACCTGATCAACTGAAGCTTTTGACCACTAACAAAAATATGCTTTACATAACTCCGCCACAACAAATTGTCAGAGCTAATCAAACATTACCAATTAATTCAAAAACGGCCGAGGTTTATGTCAATGGAAAAAAAGTGGATTATAAAGCGTTAGAATCTTTAAATCCCACTGATATTTCCAAAATGCAAATTTTCAAAACGAATCCTAATGGGACTTCAACAATAGAAGTCACTACAAAATAA
- a CDS encoding BlaI/MecI/CopY family transcriptional regulator codes for MNKLTKAEEQVMQYLWQIEKGFLKDVLELFPEPKPHTNTISTILKILMEKGFVSHKTFGRQHEYFPLISKENYSGRSIKSLVKNYFEGSYTNAVSFLVEKNEISVEDLELLLDELKNKD; via the coding sequence ATGAATAAGTTAACCAAAGCAGAAGAGCAGGTGATGCAATATCTTTGGCAAATAGAGAAAGGATTCTTGAAAGACGTTTTAGAATTGTTTCCCGAGCCAAAACCGCACACCAACACCATTTCTACAATCCTTAAGATCCTGATGGAGAAAGGCTTTGTAAGTCATAAGACCTTTGGTAGACAACACGAATATTTTCCACTCATTAGTAAAGAGAACTACAGCGGAAGATCGATCAAAAGTCTGGTAAAAAACTATTTCGAAGGTTCTTACACCAATGCTGTTTCGTTTTTGGTAGAAAAAAATGAAATCAGTGTAGAAGATCTGGAACTTTTGTTGGATGAACTTAAAAATAAGGACTAA
- a CDS encoding L-threonylcarbamoyladenylate synthase produces the protein MAKILKIYPENPQENLINEAVKVLQNGGVIIYPSDTIYTIGCDIYNHKAMERLAQIKGIKLDKHKFSIICNDLSHLSEFTKPIETATFRFLKAHLPGPFTFILEANRNLPTSYKGHKTVGIRVPDHIVPQMIVEKLGHPIVSTTIHADDEILEYSTDPELIAEKYEKLVDLVIDSGYGDNTASTIVDLTSGEPEILRQGKGIL, from the coding sequence ATGGCTAAAATCCTAAAAATATATCCGGAAAACCCACAGGAAAACCTTATCAACGAAGCGGTTAAGGTTTTGCAGAACGGTGGCGTTATCATCTACCCTTCCGATACGATCTACACAATCGGTTGTGATATTTACAATCACAAAGCGATGGAAAGGCTTGCCCAGATCAAAGGAATCAAACTGGATAAGCACAAGTTCTCTATCATTTGTAATGACCTAAGCCATCTTTCCGAATTTACAAAGCCGATAGAAACCGCAACTTTCAGATTTCTGAAAGCGCATTTGCCTGGGCCTTTCACTTTCATTTTGGAAGCCAATAGAAATTTACCGACATCTTACAAAGGTCATAAAACCGTAGGAATTCGGGTTCCTGATCATATTGTTCCGCAAATGATTGTAGAAAAATTGGGTCATCCGATTGTTTCAACGACCATTCACGCTGATGATGAGATTTTGGAATATTCTACAGATCCGGAATTGATCGCCGAGAAATATGAAAAGTTGGTTGACCTCGTTATCGATTCTGGTTATGGTGACAACACCGCCTCCACAATCGTTGATTTGACTTCTGGCGAACCGGAAATCCTTAGACAAGGGAAAGGGATATTATAA
- the yaaA gene encoding peroxide stress protein YaaA, whose product MKFVTSPAKLMNIENSTEFLKSTTPKFIKDSEFIQSHLKEKSPKYLSELMEISTKLADENWERNQKWSAKPTAKNSSPAMFAFTGEVYRGLDAKTLGKEAVEYLQKNYRILSGLYGLLKPSDKVMLYRLEMGRPFKFDSYKNIYEFWTEKVTEQLNSELKKGELLINLASTEYFKVIDKKALKAKVIDFEFKQIQPDGKLKTIVVYTKHARGLVLRFCAEKQVKTLDEIKAFNYENYLFDEKLSTETNLVFTR is encoded by the coding sequence ATGAAATTCGTTACTTCTCCAGCAAAATTGATGAACATCGAAAATTCGACGGAATTTTTGAAATCTACAACTCCGAAATTCATCAAGGATTCTGAATTTATCCAATCCCATTTGAAAGAGAAATCACCAAAATATCTTTCTGAATTGATGGAAATCTCTACCAAATTAGCTGATGAAAATTGGGAACGCAATCAGAAATGGAGCGCAAAACCTACGGCAAAAAATTCATCGCCGGCAATGTTTGCTTTCACAGGCGAAGTTTACCGAGGTTTGGATGCCAAAACTTTAGGCAAAGAAGCGGTAGAATATCTTCAGAAAAATTACAGGATCTTGTCTGGGCTTTATGGATTGTTGAAGCCGTCCGACAAAGTGATGTTGTACCGATTGGAAATGGGACGACCATTTAAATTTGATTCTTATAAAAACATCTACGAATTCTGGACTGAGAAAGTGACGGAACAACTGAATTCTGAACTAAAAAAAGGAGAATTGCTCATCAATCTCGCGAGTACAGAATATTTCAAAGTCATCGACAAAAAAGCGTTGAAGGCGAAAGTCATCGATTTTGAATTCAAGCAAATACAGCCAGACGGAAAATTGAAAACCATTGTGGTCTACACGAAACACGCTCGTGGATTGGTTTTGCGTTTCTGCGCAGAAAAACAAGTCAAAACTTTGGATGAAATTAAAGCTTTCAATTACGAGAATTATTTGTTTGATGAAAAATTGTCGACCGAAACCAATTTGGTTTTTACGAGATAG
- a CDS encoding peptide chain release factor N(5)-glutamine methyltransferase, which produces MKLSEIKIQFQAELSELYSKSEIEELFSIFCEHYLDLNKIELRYSLENKLSESDSKKFSGVICELKTGKPFQQILGETEFYGMKFFVNEHVLIPRPETEELLELAIKKIQDSKFEIRDSRFEIQGLKVFESAQTDNVQLDRLREPQPDKVESELIFKSQSDNSHDNNSTNSKTLHRSKTAIKILDIGTGSGIIPIVLKKYFPEAEVSAIDISNDALEVAKRNAEFHRTKINFIHQDYLNKVFESAETDSEIYDVIISNPPYIGIEENPEIENSVKGFEPNLALFSPTSDALIFYKKIAKDCKKHLAENGLLFLEINQKLGKETLELYQQGFSEVELLRDISGNDRIIFGRK; this is translated from the coding sequence ATGAAGCTTTCCGAAATCAAGATCCAATTTCAAGCAGAACTTTCTGAACTCTATTCCAAATCTGAGATTGAGGAATTGTTCTCGATTTTCTGTGAACACTATTTGGATTTGAATAAGATTGAATTGCGATATAGTTTGGAAAACAAATTATCAGAAAGCGATTCCAAAAAATTTTCTGGAGTTATTTGTGAATTAAAAACTGGAAAACCATTTCAACAGATCCTTGGTGAAACGGAATTCTATGGAATGAAATTCTTTGTGAATGAACACGTTCTAATTCCAAGACCGGAAACGGAGGAACTTTTGGAGTTGGCTATAAAAAAGATTCAAGATTCGAAATTCGAGATTCGAGATTCGAGATTTGAGATTCAAGGATTAAAAGTCTTCGAGTCCGCTCAGACTGACAATGTACAACTAGACAGGCTTCGAGAGCCTCAACCTGACAAAGTGGAATCAGAGCTAATTTTTAAGTCTCAAAGTGATAACAGTCACGACAACAATAGCACAAACTCTAAAACACTCCACCGCTCCAAAACTGCAATAAAAATTCTCGACATCGGAACGGGAAGCGGAATTATTCCGATTGTTTTGAAGAAGTATTTTCCGGAAGCGGAAGTTTCAGCGATCGATATTTCGAATGATGCTTTGGAAGTGGCGAAAAGAAACGCGGAATTTCACAGGACAAAAATTAATTTCATCCATCAAGATTATTTGAATAAAGTCTTTGAGTCCGCTGAGACTGACAGCGAGATCTATGATGTGATCATCAGCAATCCGCCATATATTGGCATTGAGGAAAATCCTGAAATCGAGAATTCTGTGAAAGGTTTTGAGCCAAATTTGGCGCTCTTCTCTCCTACTTCGGACGCTTTGATCTTCTACAAGAAAATTGCGAAAGATTGCAAAAAGCATTTGGCTGAAAATGGACTTTTGTTTTTGGAGATCAATCAGAAATTGGGGAAGGAAACTTTGGAATTGTATCAACAAGGTTTTTCCGAAGTTGAGCTTTTGAGAGATATTTCGGGGAATGATAGGATAATCTTTGGGAGAAAATAA
- a CDS encoding rhomboid family intramembrane serine protease, with amino-acid sequence MNSVLLIIIVITCITSYIGFQKPELFHKYKFEVDSIKRRKEYFRLLSAGFLHADFLHLFLNMYVLYAFGPLIIEVFGVLGFLGMYIGSILLGNLFCLYVYKNVPFYSAIGASGGVSGLIFAVMAVEPFIPLGIIFLPFRIDGYIFGTLYFVYSVYMMLNPRANDNIGHAAHLGGAFFGLVYAVIVFPQLAVQNALYIGIMSVPLIYLAYEIFIKKRIG; translated from the coding sequence ATGAATAGCGTTTTACTCATCATAATCGTAATCACTTGTATCACAAGCTACATTGGATTCCAAAAACCCGAATTGTTTCACAAGTACAAATTCGAAGTTGATAGTATCAAGAGAAGGAAGGAATACTTCAGACTATTGTCAGCAGGATTTTTGCACGCAGATTTTTTGCATTTGTTTTTGAATATGTACGTCCTGTACGCGTTCGGACCGCTTATCATAGAAGTATTTGGCGTTCTAGGATTTTTGGGAATGTACATTGGCTCTATATTATTAGGAAATCTGTTTTGTCTCTACGTTTACAAAAATGTCCCGTTTTATTCCGCAATAGGTGCAAGTGGAGGCGTATCCGGGCTCATATTTGCCGTGATGGCTGTCGAGCCGTTTATTCCATTAGGCATCATATTTCTCCCTTTCCGAATTGATGGATATATTTTCGGGACCCTGTATTTCGTGTATTCCGTCTATATGATGCTCAATCCAAGAGCAAATGACAACATTGGTCACGCAGCTCACCTTGGTGGTGCGTTTTTCGGATTGGTGTACGCGGTGATTGTTTTCCCCCAACTTGCCGTTCAAAATGCATTGTACATTGGGATTATGTCTGTTCCTTTGATTTATTTGGCTTATGAGATTTTCATCAAAAAGAGAATAGGATAG